Proteins encoded within one genomic window of Tabrizicola piscis:
- a CDS encoding OsmC family protein: MPTHDYTTRILWTGNRGEGTAHYKAYDRTWDIAVPGKAPVHCSNDPLLGGDPAKMNPEDLLLSALSACHMLWYLHYASDAGIVVTSYSDSPIGVGEVGRGGAGRFVKVTLRPHVGVQAGTDLAKAEAIHHRIHEVCFIARSVNFPVDYAPVFEVSG, from the coding sequence ATGCCCACCCACGACTACACCACCCGCATCCTGTGGACCGGCAACCGCGGCGAGGGGACAGCGCATTACAAGGCCTATGACCGGACTTGGGATATCGCGGTGCCGGGGAAGGCCCCCGTGCACTGCTCCAACGATCCGCTGCTCGGGGGTGACCCTGCCAAGATGAACCCGGAGGATCTGCTGCTCAGCGCGCTCTCGGCCTGTCATATGCTGTGGTATCTGCATTATGCCTCGGACGCGGGGATCGTTGTGACGTCGTATTCTGACAGCCCGATTGGCGTGGGCGAGGTCGGGCGCGGGGGGGCGGGGCGGTTCGTCAAGGTGACCTTGCGGCCGCATGTGGGGGTTCAGGCCGGCACCGATCTTGCCAAGGCCGAAGCGATCCATCACCGGATTCACGAGGTCTGCTTCATCGCCCGGTCGGTGAATTTCCCGGTGGACTATGCGCCCGTCTTCGAGGTTTCCGGCTGA
- a CDS encoding GMC family oxidoreductase: protein MDETDYIIVGAGSAGCVLAERLSANGRHKVTVLEAGGSDRRFYIHMPLGYGKLFYDPAVNWLYKTEPDPGLAGNRDHWPRGRVLGGSSSINAMVYIRGHKADYDDWGRDNPGWGWDDCLTAYKKMEHCEAGADDWRGCDGPLFVSANKSGLHPLVEHFIDACGEGGLPENPDFNGTRQEGAGVYQMTIRNGRRNSAARAFLRPAMKRSNVRVITGAMVTRVLVEDGRAVGVAYTRGGQPQVLRAKGEVILAGGAINSPQLLQLSGIGPGGLLQSLGLPVLRDNPNVGDHLSDHQGVNYTWSMNVPTYNDALRPWWGKLRAGMEYLLFRGGPLAKSINHAGGFFRTRADLDRPNMQLYFQAFSTLIPRDGERPVLSPDPWSGMSIGLSNCRPTSRGHIRLRSADPGEHPVITANAFSTNHDVEEMLAAVKYLRHIAAQPALARLIREELRPGPEVVSDEALIADFRARSGTVYHPSCTCRMGPDAATSVVDARLRVHGVAGLRVIDASAFPTIIAGNTNAPAMLMGWKGADLVLADAR, encoded by the coding sequence ATGGACGAGACCGATTACATCATCGTCGGCGCGGGCAGTGCCGGTTGCGTGCTGGCCGAACGGCTTTCCGCCAATGGCCGCCACAAGGTGACGGTGCTGGAGGCAGGCGGATCGGACCGGCGGTTTTACATCCATATGCCGCTTGGCTATGGCAAGCTGTTCTACGACCCTGCGGTGAACTGGCTTTACAAGACCGAACCCGATCCCGGGCTTGCCGGAAACCGGGATCACTGGCCACGCGGGCGGGTGCTGGGCGGGTCATCCTCGATCAATGCGATGGTTTATATCCGCGGGCACAAGGCGGATTATGACGACTGGGGCCGCGACAATCCCGGCTGGGGCTGGGATGACTGCCTGACCGCCTACAAGAAGATGGAGCATTGCGAGGCCGGGGCCGATGACTGGCGCGGCTGCGACGGGCCGTTGTTCGTGTCGGCCAACAAAAGCGGTCTGCATCCGCTGGTCGAGCATTTCATCGACGCCTGTGGCGAAGGCGGGTTGCCCGAGAATCCGGATTTCAACGGTACCCGTCAGGAAGGCGCTGGCGTGTACCAGATGACGATCAGGAATGGCCGGCGCAACTCTGCCGCCCGGGCCTTTCTGCGCCCGGCGATGAAGCGCTCGAACGTCCGGGTGATCACCGGGGCCATGGTGACGCGGGTGCTGGTCGAAGATGGCCGCGCCGTGGGGGTCGCCTATACGCGGGGCGGTCAACCGCAGGTCCTGCGGGCGAAGGGCGAAGTGATCCTTGCTGGGGGGGCGATCAACTCACCCCAGCTGTTGCAGCTGTCGGGGATCGGGCCGGGCGGTCTCTTGCAGTCGCTCGGGCTGCCCGTGCTGCGCGACAATCCGAACGTGGGCGATCATCTGAGCGATCATCAGGGGGTCAACTACACTTGGTCGATGAACGTGCCCACCTACAATGACGCGCTGCGCCCCTGGTGGGGCAAGCTGCGTGCCGGGATGGAGTACCTCCTGTTCCGGGGCGGGCCGCTGGCGAAAAGCATCAACCACGCGGGTGGGTTCTTCCGCACAAGGGCAGACCTCGACCGGCCAAACATGCAGCTTTACTTCCAAGCCTTCTCGACCCTGATCCCGCGGGACGGGGAACGCCCGGTGCTGTCACCTGACCCCTGGTCGGGGATGAGCATCGGGCTGTCGAACTGCCGCCCGACCAGTCGCGGGCATATCCGCCTGCGCTCGGCTGATCCGGGGGAGCATCCGGTGATCACGGCGAATGCGTTTTCGACCAACCACGATGTCGAGGAAATGCTGGCAGCGGTGAAGTACCTGCGCCACATCGCAGCGCAGCCAGCCTTGGCGCGGCTGATCCGCGAGGAATTGCGCCCAGGGCCGGAGGTGGTTTCGGACGAGGCGCTGATTGCCGATTTCCGCGCGCGGTCAGGGACGGTCTACCATCCCAGCTGCACTTGCAGGATGGGGCCGGATGCAGCGACGTCGGTCGTGGACGCCCGGCTGCGGGTGCATGGGGTAGCGGGGCTGCGGGTGATCGATGCAAGCGCCTTCCCGACGATCATTGCGGGGAACACCAACGCCCCGGCAATGCTGATGGGTTGGAAGGGCGCCGATCTGGTGCTGGCTGACGCCCGCTGA
- the betC gene encoding choline-sulfatase — MTTRPNILVIMVDQLNGTLFPDGPAAFLHTPNLRRLAAQSARFANCYTASPLCAPARASFMSGQLPSRTRVYDNAAEFASDIPTYAHHLRRAGYHTVLSGKMHFVGPDQMHGFEERLTTDIYPADFGWTPDYRKPGERIDWWYHNLGSVTGAGAAEITNQLEYDDDVAHQAIQKLYDLSRGLDARPWCLTVSFTHPHDPFVARRKYWDLYEGAPELEPPEPIPYAAQDPHSQRLMDACDWRAFDISPDQIRRARQGYFANISYVDDKIGEILAVLEATRQEASILFVSDHGEMLGDRGLWFKMSFFEGSARVPLMISAQGAAPGKVDTPVSSIDLAPTIAALAGISMAEVAPWTEGVNLLPVTEGAQRPAVAMEYAAEGTITPMVALREGAWKYIRCPADPEQLYDLANDPAERQNLAADPRAAEVLAHFRTMADRRWDLAAYDAAVRESQARRWVVYEALRNGAYYPWDHQPLRAASERYMRNHMDLNLLEESKRFPRGE, encoded by the coding sequence ATGACCACCCGCCCCAATATCCTTGTCATCATGGTCGATCAGCTGAACGGAACCCTGTTCCCCGATGGACCTGCCGCGTTCCTGCACACGCCGAACCTGCGGCGGCTTGCCGCGCAATCGGCCCGCTTTGCCAATTGCTACACCGCCTCGCCACTTTGTGCCCCGGCCCGCGCGTCGTTCATGTCGGGCCAGCTTCCCAGCCGCACCCGCGTCTACGACAACGCGGCCGAGTTTGCGTCGGACATCCCCACCTACGCCCACCACCTGCGCCGCGCGGGCTATCACACCGTGCTGTCCGGCAAGATGCATTTCGTCGGCCCCGACCAGATGCACGGGTTCGAGGAACGCCTGACCACCGACATCTACCCCGCCGATTTCGGCTGGACCCCGGATTACCGCAAGCCCGGTGAACGCATCGACTGGTGGTATCACAACCTGGGCTCGGTCACGGGCGCGGGCGCGGCCGAGATTACCAACCAGCTGGAATATGACGATGATGTCGCCCATCAGGCGATCCAGAAACTCTATGACCTGTCGCGCGGTCTGGATGCCCGGCCCTGGTGCCTGACGGTCAGCTTCACCCACCCGCATGACCCCTTCGTCGCCCGGCGCAAGTACTGGGACCTGTATGAAGGCGCCCCGGAACTGGAGCCGCCCGAACCCATCCCCTACGCTGCCCAGGATCCCCATTCCCAGCGCCTGATGGATGCCTGCGACTGGCGCGCCTTCGACATTTCGCCCGACCAGATCCGCCGCGCCCGGCAGGGCTATTTCGCCAACATCAGCTATGTCGATGACAAGATCGGCGAGATCCTCGCAGTGCTGGAGGCAACGCGGCAAGAGGCGTCCATCCTGTTCGTGTCCGACCATGGCGAAATGCTGGGGGACCGCGGCCTGTGGTTCAAGATGAGCTTCTTCGAAGGCTCGGCCCGCGTGCCCCTGATGATTTCGGCGCAAGGTGCCGCCCCAGGGAAGGTGGACACCCCGGTCTCGTCGATCGACCTTGCCCCGACGATTGCGGCCCTTGCCGGCATCTCGATGGCCGAGGTGGCACCCTGGACCGAAGGGGTGAATCTGCTGCCAGTGACCGAAGGCGCGCAGCGCCCCGCCGTGGCGATGGAATATGCCGCCGAAGGGACGATCACCCCGATGGTCGCCCTGCGTGAAGGCGCATGGAAATACATCCGCTGTCCGGCCGACCCGGAACAGCTTTATGACCTCGCGAACGATCCGGCGGAACGGCAGAACCTTGCAGCCGATCCCCGCGCGGCCGAAGTGCTGGCGCATTTCCGCACCATGGCCGACCGGCGCTGGGACCTTGCCGCCTATGACGCTGCCGTCCGCGAAAGCCAGGCCCGACGCTGGGTGGTCTATGAGGCGCTGCGCAACGGCGCCTATTACCCCTGGGACCACCAACCGCTGCGGGCGGCGTCCGAGCGCTACATGCGCAACCACATGGATCTGAACCTGCTGGAAGAAAGCAAGCGCTTCCCGCGCGGCGAGTAA
- a CDS encoding CocE/NonD family hydrolase: MPTVMEVPDQRIAMPDGVQLSARLWRQAGVGPVPAVIEMIPYRKRDATAARDEAIHPWIAAQGYACLRVDLRGTGDSEGILTDEYTAEELADACTVIAWAAAQPWCTGAVGMMGKSWGAFNALQVAALQPPALKAVIAVCGTVDRFGDDIHFKGGCLLAENFGWASVMLSYSSRPADPALRADWREDWLRRLEANPWLAPRWAGHQTRDAYWRHGSVCEDWSRLTVPILAIGGWADGYMNMVGALVRNASGPVRGIVGPWVHLYPHMAVPGPRIGFLTEAVRWWDRWLKDLPTGVEDDPALRLYLQDHAPPDPSAQSRVGQWIGLPARPATATLTLPLGPGGLGLETRLPARIASPQTLGAAAGEYFPTGDHAEMAGDQAADDALSLCFDGPALTKPMTLVGRATLRLALTLDQPVGMVVARLCDVAPDGTSARIAHGMLNLCHRAGSASPQPLEPGQPVQVALTLDAMAHRLQPGHRLRLALSTAYWPFLWPSPRRVVLTLTAGALGLPILPEAAPEWQPPRPERLPPPRQRTLRPPAWSRQTEVDPVTGRQTLSIHDDSGEVVEPHGLTHGDTVDEVWEITPDDPLSARATIRWEQRLSRGDWRVRTVVETEMTGTDTDLRMKARLTAFEGDEQVFQRDWDDRVPRRFV; this comes from the coding sequence ATGCCAACGGTGATGGAAGTGCCGGACCAGCGGATCGCGATGCCGGATGGCGTGCAGCTTTCAGCCCGGCTTTGGCGGCAGGCGGGGGTCGGGCCAGTGCCCGCCGTGATCGAGATGATCCCCTACCGCAAGCGCGACGCGACGGCGGCGCGGGATGAGGCCATCCACCCATGGATCGCCGCGCAAGGCTATGCCTGCCTGCGGGTCGATCTGCGCGGCACGGGTGACAGCGAAGGTATCCTGACCGATGAATACACCGCCGAGGAACTGGCCGATGCCTGCACGGTGATCGCCTGGGCGGCGGCGCAGCCCTGGTGCACGGGTGCCGTGGGGATGATGGGCAAAAGCTGGGGGGCGTTCAACGCGCTGCAGGTGGCGGCGTTGCAGCCGCCCGCGCTGAAGGCGGTGATCGCGGTCTGCGGAACGGTGGACCGGTTCGGCGACGACATCCATTTCAAGGGCGGCTGCCTCTTGGCCGAGAATTTCGGCTGGGCGTCGGTCATGCTGTCCTATTCCTCGCGTCCGGCAGACCCGGCCTTGCGGGCGGATTGGCGGGAGGACTGGCTGCGGCGGCTGGAGGCGAACCCCTGGCTGGCCCCGCGCTGGGCGGGGCATCAGACGCGCGATGCCTATTGGCGGCACGGGTCGGTGTGTGAGGACTGGTCGCGGCTGACAGTGCCGATCCTGGCGATTGGCGGCTGGGCGGATGGTTACATGAACATGGTCGGCGCGCTGGTGCGCAATGCCAGTGGCCCGGTCAGGGGGATCGTTGGCCCTTGGGTCCATCTTTACCCGCATATGGCTGTCCCCGGTCCGCGCATCGGGTTTCTGACCGAAGCGGTGCGCTGGTGGGATCGCTGGTTGAAGGACTTGCCGACCGGGGTTGAGGATGACCCCGCCTTGCGCCTTTACCTGCAGGACCACGCGCCGCCTGATCCATCGGCGCAAAGCCGTGTGGGCCAGTGGATTGGCCTGCCCGCGCGGCCTGCGACGGCGACGCTGACCCTGCCGCTCGGCCCCGGAGGTCTGGGGCTTGAGACGCGGCTTCCGGCACGCATCGCGTCACCCCAGACGCTGGGGGCAGCGGCGGGCGAGTATTTCCCGACCGGCGATCATGCCGAGATGGCGGGCGATCAGGCGGCGGATGACGCGCTGTCGTTGTGCTTTGACGGGCCTGCCCTGACCAAACCGATGACGCTGGTCGGGCGGGCAACCCTGCGGCTGGCGCTGACCCTTGACCAGCCGGTCGGCATGGTTGTCGCGCGACTGTGCGATGTGGCGCCGGATGGCACATCGGCCCGGATCGCGCATGGGATGCTGAACCTGTGCCACCGCGCAGGCAGCGCCAGCCCGCAGCCGTTGGAGCCGGGCCAACCGGTACAGGTTGCGCTGACTCTGGACGCGATGGCGCATCGGCTGCAGCCCGGCCACCGGCTGCGGCTGGCGCTGTCGACCGCCTACTGGCCGTTCCTCTGGCCTTCGCCGCGGCGGGTGGTGCTGACGCTGACAGCAGGTGCCCTTGGCCTGCCGATCCTGCCCGAGGCAGCACCGGAGTGGCAGCCACCCCGGCCGGAACGCCTGCCCCCACCCCGCCAGCGCACCTTGCGCCCGCCCGCATGGTCACGTCAGACCGAGGTGGACCCCGTCACCGGCCGACAGACCCTTTCGATCCACGATGACTCCGGCGAGGTGGTGGAACCGCATGGCCTGACGCATGGCGATACGGTTGACGAGGTGTGGGAGATCACCCCGGACGACCCCTTGTCCGCCCGCGCGACGATCCGTTGGGAACAGCGCCTGTCGCGCGGCGACTGGCGGGTTCGGACTGTGGTTGAGACCGAGATGACCGGAACGGACACCGACTTGCGAATGAAGGCGCGCCTTACGGCCTTCGAGGGGGACGAACAGGTGTTTCAGCGCGACTGGGACGACCGGGTGCCCCGTCGGTTTGTGTGA
- a CDS encoding class II aldolase and adducin N-terminal domain-containing protein, with protein sequence MNQHANLTHWGLRQDLAAAFRWTARLNLHEAVANHFSLAVNPEGTRFLINPNGRHFSRITASSLVEIDANDPATMARPDAPDPTAWGLHGAIHRACPHAACVMHVHSVHATVLASLADSRLPAIDQNTAMFHNRVVVDDHYGGMAFEAEGARCATLLADPKITTMVMGNHGVLVIGATVAETFNRLYYFERAAETYIRALQTGRPLRVLPDEIAEKTAQEWEAYPGFAEAHLRELRAILDEADPGYAG encoded by the coding sequence ATGAACCAGCACGCAAATCTGACACATTGGGGCCTGCGGCAGGACCTTGCCGCCGCCTTCCGCTGGACCGCCCGCCTGAACCTGCACGAGGCGGTGGCGAACCACTTTTCGCTTGCCGTGAACCCCGAAGGCACGCGGTTCCTGATCAACCCGAACGGACGGCACTTTTCGCGGATCACCGCCTCGTCCCTGGTGGAGATTGACGCGAACGACCCCGCCACCATGGCCCGGCCCGATGCACCTGACCCTACCGCATGGGGTCTGCACGGGGCGATCCACCGTGCCTGCCCGCACGCGGCCTGCGTCATGCATGTCCATTCTGTCCATGCCACAGTGCTGGCCAGTCTGGCGGACAGCCGACTGCCCGCGATCGACCAGAACACCGCCATGTTCCACAACCGCGTGGTGGTCGACGACCACTATGGCGGCATGGCGTTCGAGGCTGAGGGCGCGCGTTGCGCCACGCTGCTGGCTGATCCGAAGATCACCACGATGGTGATGGGCAACCATGGTGTGCTGGTGATCGGCGCGACCGTGGCCGAAACCTTCAACCGCCTTTACTACTTCGAACGCGCGGCCGAGACCTATATCCGCGCGCTGCAGACCGGCCGCCCGCTGCGCGTCCTGCCTGACGAGATCGCCGAAAAGACCGCGCAGGAATGGGAGGCCTACCCCGGCTTTGCCGAAGCGCATCTGCGCGAACTGCGCGCCATCCTTGACGAGGCAGACCCGGGCTACGCGGGCTAA
- a CDS encoding cold-shock protein, whose product MAKGTVKWFNETKGYGFIAPEGGKKDVFVHITALERAGLRSLKDGQPVTFDIEAGRDGRESATNLALD is encoded by the coding sequence ATGGCCAAGGGCACCGTGAAATGGTTCAACGAGACGAAAGGTTACGGCTTCATTGCCCCGGAAGGCGGCAAGAAGGACGTGTTTGTTCACATCACCGCGCTGGAACGCGCCGGACTTCGCAGCCTGAAGGATGGCCAGCCGGTCACCTTTGACATTGAAGCCGGCCGGGATGGCCGCGAATCTGCGACCAACCTCGCGCTCGACTAG
- the parA gene encoding ParA family partition ATPase, protein MGKVVTVAQQKGGSGKTTLAVNLCVEFHSRGLKVALLDTDPQGSLGRWFMSRRDAMGVEGIEFSTASAWGVSYECEKLKKVADIVIIDTPPKVDADLRPALREADLVLIPVAASMMDLWATDGVIDLIGREGRRAVIVLNRVKAGTRLGVQVADAAAAVGGVATATLGQRVVYAESLGEGRAASETRGPAAAEVRQLADEVLALLDE, encoded by the coding sequence ATGGGCAAGGTTGTGACGGTCGCACAGCAGAAGGGCGGGTCTGGCAAAACCACGCTGGCTGTCAATCTTTGCGTGGAATTTCACAGTCGCGGGCTGAAGGTCGCGCTCTTGGACACGGATCCTCAGGGCAGTCTGGGCCGTTGGTTCATGTCCCGGCGCGACGCCATGGGGGTCGAGGGGATCGAGTTCTCGACCGCATCGGCATGGGGTGTCAGTTATGAATGTGAGAAGCTGAAGAAAGTGGCCGACATCGTCATCATCGACACGCCACCGAAAGTGGATGCCGACCTTCGCCCTGCCCTGCGTGAGGCGGATCTGGTGCTGATCCCGGTGGCGGCGTCGATGATGGATCTTTGGGCCACCGATGGGGTCATTGACCTGATCGGTCGCGAAGGCAGGCGGGCGGTCATCGTGCTGAACCGGGTCAAGGCGGGCACGCGGCTTGGCGTGCAGGTGGCCGATGCCGCAGCAGCGGTGGGCGGCGTGGCGACGGCGACGCTGGGGCAACGAGTGGTCTACGCTGAAAGTCTGGGCGAAGGGCGGGCTGCCTCGGAAACCCGGGGGCCGGCGGCTGCGGAAGTGCGCCAGCTTGCGGATGAGGTGCTGGCGCTGCTGGACGAATGA
- a CDS encoding hydantoinase B/oxoprolinase family protein, whose product MAWEFWIDRGGTFTDVVGRAPDGQLVTAKLLSENPERYADAAVQGIRDCLGLGPDAAIPDQAISAVKMGTTVATNALLERKGERVLLLITQGFADLLRIGTQARPALFDLNIRRPDLLHDRVAEVPGRLDADGNEVLPLDEDAVRTALAAGRADGIAAVAVALMHGHVNPTHEARVGALAEEAGFSQISLSHQVSRLAKIVPRGDTTVVDAYLSPILRRYVAQVEGALDMGRATGRLLFMQSNGGLTEAGRFQGKDAILSGPAGGIVGMVQTARAAGFDRLIGFDMGGTSTDVSHYAGVYERSFETEVAGVRMRAPMMDIHTVAAGGGSICSFRDGRFQVGPESAGANPGPASYRRGGPLTITDCNVMLGRLSPDHFPAVFGPGGDHPLDADVVRAKFKALAAKIAAETGQLDPPEVVAEGFLRIAIDNMANAIKKISVQRGHDVTGYTLQCFGGAGGQHACGVADALGMRTVFLHPQAGVLSAFGMGLADLRALREVQFDAPVSDPSAASRIADLAAEAAAELSDQGIAQPRTILTAHLRYDGSHQSLPVPFGTEAELRAAFAAAHHARFGFSSPERAVLFEMLAAEAEGGGADLPLVNVGSQTPHPTATLRLWANGWHGVPLYRREDCGTDTRITGPAVITESTGTVIVEPGWQAQVDGQANLILTRTEAIARPPAAGTKADPVLLEVFNNLFMSVADQMGATLANTAWSVNIKERYDFSCAIFDANGDLVANAPHVPVHLGSMSHAVKTVIAAVGATARDGDAWMLNSPWNGGTHLPDVTVITPVFVGSTPAFWLGSRGHHADIGGRTPGSGPPDSTTIEEEGVVIDLFPLVAQGHLREGETRQLLASGRWPCRSPDQNMADLKAQIAANETGRRELLRVVETHGAKTVAAYMHHVQKNAEECVRAVIDRLADGEFSYPMDIGTTIRVRVAVDRANRSATIDFTGTSPQHSGNYNAPQAVTRAVVLYVFRTLVGKPIPLNEGCLAPLTIIVPEGSLLNPRAPAAVIAGNTEVSQSACNALYGALGVVAAAQGTMNNFIWGNDTFQNYETIAGGTGAGPGFNGCDAVQSHMTNTRMTDPEVLEKRFPVRLEELSIRHGSGGGGRWHGGNGAVRRLRFLAPVTVTTLCGSRRVAPFGGAGGGAGAVGENRVLWPDGRVEVLQGNDERDLPAGAVFEMRTPGGGGWG is encoded by the coding sequence ATGGCCTGGGAATTCTGGATCGACCGGGGCGGCACCTTTACCGATGTGGTGGGCCGCGCGCCGGATGGCCAGCTGGTGACGGCCAAGCTTTTGTCAGAGAACCCCGAACGCTATGCCGATGCCGCCGTGCAAGGCATCCGCGATTGTCTGGGCCTTGGCCCTGATGCGGCGATCCCCGATCAAGCCATTTCGGCAGTGAAGATGGGCACGACCGTGGCCACAAACGCCCTGCTGGAGCGGAAGGGCGAGCGTGTCCTGCTGCTGATCACCCAAGGCTTCGCCGATCTGTTGCGGATCGGCACCCAGGCGCGGCCAGCGCTGTTTGACCTCAACATCCGCCGCCCTGATCTGCTGCATGACCGCGTGGCCGAGGTTCCGGGCCGGCTGGATGCCGATGGGAACGAGGTTCTGCCGCTGGACGAGGACGCCGTGCGCACAGCACTCGCGGCAGGCCGGGCCGACGGTATTGCTGCGGTCGCCGTGGCGCTGATGCACGGCCATGTGAACCCCACGCACGAAGCGCGGGTTGGCGCGCTGGCCGAGGAGGCGGGGTTCAGCCAGATCTCGCTTTCGCATCAGGTGTCCCGTCTGGCCAAGATCGTGCCGCGCGGTGATACGACCGTGGTGGACGCCTACCTGTCGCCGATCCTGCGGCGCTATGTGGCGCAGGTCGAAGGCGCTTTGGACATGGGGCGCGCAACCGGACGGCTGTTGTTCATGCAGTCGAACGGCGGGTTGACCGAGGCGGGGCGCTTTCAGGGCAAGGATGCCATCCTGTCCGGCCCGGCAGGGGGCATCGTCGGGATGGTGCAGACGGCCCGCGCCGCGGGGTTTGACCGGCTGATCGGGTTCGACATGGGGGGCACCTCAACCGATGTCAGCCACTATGCCGGCGTTTATGAACGATCGTTCGAGACCGAGGTTGCCGGCGTTCGCATGCGCGCGCCGATGATGGACATTCACACGGTGGCAGCGGGGGGCGGGTCGATCTGCAGCTTTCGCGACGGTCGGTTTCAGGTCGGGCCCGAAAGTGCCGGCGCAAACCCGGGGCCGGCCAGCTATCGCCGGGGCGGGCCGCTGACGATCACCGATTGCAACGTGATGCTGGGGCGGCTGTCGCCAGACCATTTCCCCGCCGTCTTCGGCCCCGGCGGTGATCATCCGCTGGACGCCGATGTGGTTCGGGCGAAGTTCAAGGCTTTGGCCGCAAAGATTGCCGCTGAAACCGGCCAATTGGACCCGCCCGAGGTGGTGGCCGAGGGCTTCCTGCGCATCGCCATCGACAACATGGCCAATGCGATCAAGAAGATAAGCGTCCAGCGCGGGCATGATGTGACTGGCTATACCTTGCAATGCTTTGGCGGGGCGGGCGGGCAGCATGCCTGTGGCGTGGCCGACGCGCTGGGGATGCGGACGGTCTTCCTGCATCCGCAGGCAGGCGTTCTGTCGGCCTTCGGCATGGGCCTTGCCGACCTGCGCGCCCTGCGCGAAGTGCAGTTCGATGCCCCGGTGTCGGACCCCTCCGCCGCCAGCCGGATTGCCGACCTAGCCGCCGAGGCGGCGGCCGAGTTGTCCGATCAGGGCATCGCCCAACCCCGGACAATCCTGACCGCGCATCTGCGCTATGACGGGTCGCACCAGTCCTTGCCGGTGCCCTTTGGAACCGAGGCCGAATTGCGTGCGGCTTTCGCCGCCGCGCATCACGCACGGTTCGGATTTTCCTCACCCGAACGCGCGGTTCTGTTCGAGATGCTGGCGGCTGAGGCAGAAGGGGGCGGCGCAGACCTGCCGTTGGTGAATGTGGGTTCACAAACCCCTCACCCCACCGCTACCCTTCGCTTATGGGCCAATGGTTGGCACGGCGTACCGCTTTACCGACGCGAGGATTGTGGCACGGATACCCGTATCACCGGCCCCGCCGTCATCACCGAAAGCACAGGAACCGTCATCGTCGAGCCGGGGTGGCAGGCGCAGGTAGACGGCCAAGCAAACCTGATCCTGACCCGGACCGAGGCCATCGCCCGCCCCCCCGCCGCGGGCACCAAGGCGGACCCGGTCCTGCTGGAGGTTTTCAACAACCTGTTCATGTCAGTCGCCGACCAGATGGGCGCGACGCTTGCCAACACCGCCTGGTCCGTCAACATCAAGGAACGGTACGATTTTTCCTGCGCCATCTTCGATGCGAACGGCGATCTGGTCGCCAACGCGCCGCATGTGCCGGTGCACCTTGGGTCGATGTCGCATGCGGTCAAGACCGTCATCGCTGCTGTCGGCGCGACAGCGCGGGATGGCGATGCGTGGATGCTGAATTCACCCTGGAACGGTGGCACGCATTTGCCGGATGTGACCGTGATCACGCCGGTCTTCGTAGGCTCCACGCCCGCCTTCTGGCTCGGGTCGCGCGGGCACCACGCCGATATTGGCGGACGGACACCGGGGTCGGGGCCGCCTGACAGCACGACGATCGAGGAAGAGGGCGTGGTGATCGACCTCTTCCCGCTAGTCGCCCAAGGCCACCTGCGCGAGGGTGAGACGCGGCAACTTCTGGCTTCGGGGCGCTGGCCCTGTAGGTCACCTGATCAGAACATGGCCGACCTGAAAGCCCAGATCGCCGCGAATGAGACCGGACGTCGGGAACTGCTGCGCGTCGTCGAAACCCACGGCGCAAAGACGGTTGCCGCCTATATGCACCACGTCCAGAAAAATGCCGAGGAATGCGTTCGTGCGGTGATTGACCGGCTGGCCGATGGTGAATTTTCCTACCCGATGGACATCGGCACCACGATCCGGGTGCGCGTCGCCGTCGACCGTGCCAACCGCTCTGCCACGATTGATTTCACGGGGACCAGTCCGCAGCATTCCGGCAATTACAACGCCCCGCAGGCTGTGACGCGGGCGGTGGTGCTTTATGTCTTCCGCACGCTGGTCGGCAAGCCGATCCCCCTGAACGAAGGCTGCCTTGCGCCGCTGACGATCATCGTGCCCGAAGGCTCGCTTCTCAACCCGCGCGCGCCTGCGGCGGTGATCGCCGGGAATACCGAAGTCAGCCAAAGTGCCTGCAACGCGCTTTATGGTGCGCTTGGGGTGGTGGCGGCGGCGCAGGGGACAATGAACAACTTCATCTGGGGCAATGACACGTTCCAGAACTATGAAACCATCGCCGGGGGCACCGGGGCAGGGCCGGGGTTCAATGGCTGCGATGCGGTGCAAAGCCATATGACCAACACGCGGATGACAGACCCGGAAGTGCTGGAAAAACGCTTTCCCGTCCGGTTGGAGGAGCTTTCGATCCGCCATGGCTCGGGCGGGGGCGGGCGGTGGCATGGCGGCAATGGCGCGGTGCGGCGGCTGCGGTTTCTGGCGCCGGTCACTGTCACCACGCTCTGTGGCAGCCGCAGGGTGGCACCATTTGGCGGGGCGGGCGGTGGCGCGGGGGCGGTGGGCGAAAACCGTGTGCTTTGGCCTGATGGGCGGGTTGAGGTCCTTCAGGGCAATGACGAACGCGACCTGCCCGCAGGGGCCGTGTTCGAGATGCGCACCCCAGGTGGCGGCGGCTGGGGGTGA